The genomic window CCGAGACGTTACGCGGGCCGTGGAGATGATGCAGCAGCACGGCCGATAGCAGGGGCCTGAGCGTAACCATGGCCCGAGCCGCCAGGGCACGCGGCCCGATGGCGATTCGCGGGATGCCGCGTGTCAGAACCGGTACTTCAGGTTGAGACTCACGCCCCAGAACCGGCCGGCGTCCGTCGTCATCTGGTACAGGATGGTCTCGCCCCGCCCGACGCTCGACTCGTGACTGCGGAGCTGGTCCCAGGGCAGTGGCTCGCTCGCGAACTTGCCAAAGTCGACCCAGCGGAATTTAACGCCGAGCGTGACCGATTCCCGGAGCCGATAGTCCACCCCCGCGAGCAATTGGTAGCCGGCCATGACGTCGGTCAGACGTGCGTCGCCGATCGTGGTCGTGCCGGCGATCTTGGCTCGCAGGAGCGGGTCGGCGAACGTCTAGATCCGCTCAGGGTCATCGTTGCGCTTCCACACCGACCTGTAATCGAGCGATGCCCGCTCCATGCCGAATCCGGCGCCGAGGTACGGCGTCCAGGATGCCGACGCTCCGAAGTCGTAGTACGCATTCAGGAAGCCACCGTGCGACCGCCAGTCGTCGACGACGCCGATCGCCTGCTCGATCTCCTGCTCCCGCTTGTCCAGTGTCACGTCGTCGAAGATGTCGATGTCTGACTGATCGCCATAGGCCGTTACTCGGTGGAAGTACTCGCCTTCGAGCCGGACGGGTCCCCAGTCGTAGCCGAGTGTGGCGCCCGCCCGGATGCCGGTGCCCCCGTCGAACTCGTTGGTCCACGACGTGAGCGGTGGAGCGGCGTCGCACTCGCCAGTGGCCTCGACGCCGAGCGGGTTGATGATCAGGTCGCACTTGGTGCCCCAGTCGTTGTCCGACCCGTGCATGGTGAGGGGCGGTGCAACGCTTGTCCCCAGGTCCATCTCGACGTACAGCCCGGTCTGACCCCGAGCTTCATCGACGCATACGGTCAACACCGTCATCACCGTGACAAGACCAATGCGTCTGTGCATCGTTGCTCTCCGTGGCCGCCTCTGTATCGGCAGTAACGCCCCTACGGCTGCGCGGGGCCCACCTACCGTCGACAAATCTGCCAGCCGCTCCGAGTTAGGAACCTGCTTCCAAGGACAGTCGAGCCGGCCAAGCCCCCGAGATGGACCTCCGCGCACGTGTGCGGCGCAATGCCTTCACTTGGGCGCACTATACAATAGCAACGTTACTTGTAGTGAACGGACACAGACTCATAGTGTCTATTGCGCTCCTTCCAATTCCTTATTCTGGCAGGAAGGCGCTCTTTCCACAGTGATTCCTGGGGGAGGGCCGCACGACTGAAAACCCGGATCGGGGTTCTCCTGTTCAACTTGGCTTGGCCCGGGTGAGGTTGCCTTGCTGGACTTGACGCGGGCAACCGATTCCCTGGGCCAAGTAACGTGCCCAGTCGTCCATAAGGGCACCTCTGCGGTCGAACAGGTCCGAGCGGGCACAGGCCACCTCGACTCGATTGCGGAACACATGTGCCAGGGCCGCCTCTATCACCTCCCGGGGATGATCGGTCTCTTTACCTGCTCAGTCTCGGAAGCTGGAGCAGAACCCGTGCGGCACCGCCGCAATTCCAAGCGCGCGCAGCAGCCACTTAAGCTGCTTGTCGTCGAGGGGCTTCTCGCCGCCAAGAGTGAACACCAGTGCACCGGCTCCCTCGCCGAGTGACTCGGCCGTCGCGAGAATCTCCAGGCCACGTCCGCACAGCGGCACCCGATGCTGGCGGTTTACCCTCATCCGCCTGGCCGGGACGGTCCGTACATCTTCGTCCCGATCGATCTCCGCCCACTCGGCCCAGCGCACCTCACCCCACTTGGACGCCGTAATCACCAAAAACTCGAAAGCGCTGCCGGCGGCCTTCATTGGTTACAATCCAGCCTATTCGAGTGTTCACGTGCTTTCGTATCCAATCCCGTTCAGGCAACTTAGGCGCTCAAATTCACCCTCCTAAATATCAGATAACCGGGCACGAAAAGAGTCCTGCAGTTGCGACCGTGCCTGGTTCGGCCGGCCAAGCGGGGCCTCGCCAGCGTGCAGGATGGGGAAAACACATGAGCGCTTTCGATCCAGATACCGACTTGAAACAATGCCTCTTGGAGCTCATCGACGACTCCGGCGTCTCCGATCGCCGCCTTTCGCTGCTCGCCACCGGCAGCACCGAAGCCGTCCGCCACATGCGCCGAGGATCCTGGCCGCGCCTGGAAACCATCGTGGCCCTTTGCCGCGTGCTCGGCGTCCGGCTTGAGATGGTGCCTTTCGATCAGTCCAGCCAGCCCCGGGAGGGGAGTCCCGCTGTAGAGAGGCGTCCCGAATGGTCCCACCGGCTGCGGGAAGAAATCCGCCAGGATCTCATCGAGGTCCTCGCCCACACTGACCATCCCAGGCCTTAGCCGAACAGACCAATGTCGGAACAGACGGCAAAGGGAGATTTCCCGGCGCCCGGGTCTTTGGCCCCGGGAACTGCAGACGGCCGGCGATGCGCCGGTCGCTCCCGGCCGAGCAGGCAAGGCCCGGCACCTACGGCGCACAGAAGGGAAATCACACGATGACTACTGAAACCAAAATCGAACCTGGCCGAACCGTCTTGACAGTCGAGACGCAAGAATAAGTCCTGCAGGCCCTTGGCTGCATGTTGGACGACGAGGCCAATGACATCGACGCTCCCGAGGCGCTCCTCGAAGAGTATGGGACATTGGATTGGGCCGAAGTGCACGGACTTCTGGACGAATCCGACTGAGTTGCTGAAGACCTGGACCCCAGTATTGCTGCTCAACCTGGCCTTGCCTGCCACCGGACTTCGAGCTTGGCTCTCACCCTGTCCTGCCGCAGGCAAGGGCACCTGCGGGCCTGTTGCGGGCCACCGATCCCCTGGCCCTCCCTACTCCAAGGGCTCCCGGTCCTGCCCCATCCCTCGGGCCAGGTAACCCGCCCAGTCATCCATCAACGTGCGCCGGCGCTCGAACGGGTCGGAGCGTGCATAGGCCGCCTCCACCCGGTTGCGGACCACATGCGCCAGGGCCGCCTCGATCACCTCCCGGGGATGGTCGGTTTCTTCGGCCGCCCAGTCCCTGAAGCTGGATCTGAATCCGTGCGGCACCGCCGCGATCCCAAGCTCCCGCACCATCCACCTCAGCTGCTTGTCGTCAAGAGGCTGCCCTTCCCTATGGGTGAACACCAGCGGACCGTCTCCCTCTCCGAGCGCCTCGGCCGCCTCGAGAATCTCCAGGGCGCGTCCGCACAGCGGCACCCGGTGCTGGCGGTTGACCTTCATCCGCCTTGGCGGAATGATCCACACCCTCCCGCTGCGATCGATCCCCTGCCACTCGGCCCACCGCACCTCGCTCCACCTGGTTGCCGTCAACACCAGAAACTCGAAGGCCAGCTTCGCGGCCTCCAATGCCGTCGATCCCCGCACCGTCCCGATAGCGTCAGCCACCTTCCGATGCGGCAAGGCCCGCGTGTGTTGGGCAACGTGTTGTTGGATGCCCAGGACCGGTCCGATTCGGTCACATGGGTTGTCGATCCGGCACTCCATGGCCACGGCCCATTCCAGGACCGCACGCAGGCGCAGGCGCACCCGCTGGGCCGTCTCCGCCTTCCGGTGCCAGATGGGCGGGAGGATCTCAAGCACGTCGGCGCTGGTGACCTCGGAGACCGGCACCTTGCCGATGCGCGGGAAGGCCACCCGCCTCAGGCTCGACAGCCACTCCTGGGCGTGTTTCCGGTTGCGCCAGCCGGCCTGCTTCTGTTCCAGCACACGCGAGGCGGCTTCGGCGAAGGCGGGGATGCCCTCCGTCCGTCGCTTCTCCGCCAGAGGGTCCCCGCCCTGGCGGGCGAGCTTGCGGTTGGCCAGCGCCATCTCCCTGGCCTCGGCCAGGGGGACCAGGGCGAGGGGGCCGAGACCAAGCTCACGGCGACGGCCACGGATGACGAGGCGTTGAATCCAGCTACGGGTTCCGGTAGGCTGGACGAAGAGGTAGAGGCCATTGCCGTCGGCGTGCCTTCCGGGCGGAGCGGAGCGAAGGA from Acidobacteriota bacterium includes these protein-coding regions:
- a CDS encoding tyrosine-type recombinase/integrase; this translates as MDAVNISTRLLPGTKRKGRHPEKALSASFLRSAPPGRHADGNGLYLFVQPTGTRSWIQRLVIRGRRRELGLGPLALVPLAEAREMALANRKLARQGGDPLAEKRRTEGIPAFAEAASRVLEQKQAGWRNRKHAQEWLSSLRRVAFPRIGKVPVSEVTSADVLEILPPIWHRKAETAQRVRLRLRAVLEWAVAMECRIDNPCDRIGPVLGIQQHVAQHTRALPHRKVADAIGTVRGSTALEAAKLAFEFLVLTATRWSEVRWAEWQGIDRSGRVWIIPPRRMKVNRQHRVPLCGRALEILEAAEALGEGDGPLVFTHREGQPLDDKQLRWMVRELGIAAVPHGFRSSFRDWAAEETDHPREVIEAALAHVVRNRVEAAYARSDPFERRRTLMDDWAGYLARGMGQDREPLE